Proteins encoded by one window of Lactobacillus sp. ESL0684:
- the dnaN gene encoding DNA polymerase III subunit beta, whose product MKFSVNRNLFIDNLNNVMRAISSRTTIPILSGIKLNLTENELLLTGSDTDISIEVRIPTSEDLTVESPGAIVLPARFFSEIIKKLPGKEFSLELKESMQTQIISENSEFTINGLDANNYPRLPEIADESAFVISGKTFREIITETQFAVATQESRQVLTGVHFTFSPEQISAVATDSHRLSSRALSLTAGPQTETDLIIPGKSLLELARIIGETDPEIKVCPGDSQVLFEIGNMLFYSRLLEGSYPDTDRLIPTESTTSAEFDLAELSSALDRASLLTHAGRNNVVDLTLDTEKQTVTLSGESAEIGNVEEEVSFKQLSGQNLKISFNPDYLRDALRASVTDSVVTEFTQPLRPFTVNPADNTINFVQLITPVRTF is encoded by the coding sequence ATGAAATTTTCAGTTAACAGAAACCTATTTATCGATAATCTAAATAATGTGATGCGTGCCATCTCATCAAGAACAACGATTCCCATCTTAAGTGGTATCAAACTTAATTTAACGGAAAATGAATTACTGCTAACTGGTAGTGATACTGATATTTCAATTGAAGTACGTATTCCGACTAGTGAAGATCTAACTGTTGAATCACCTGGAGCAATTGTTTTACCTGCACGTTTCTTCAGCGAAATTATTAAAAAGCTTCCGGGAAAAGAATTTTCGCTTGAACTTAAAGAAAGTATGCAAACTCAAATTATTTCTGAAAATAGTGAATTTACTATCAATGGCCTGGATGCAAATAACTATCCAAGATTACCGGAAATTGCTGATGAGTCCGCTTTTGTTATTTCGGGGAAAACTTTCCGAGAAATTATTACAGAAACGCAATTTGCAGTTGCTACCCAGGAAAGCCGTCAAGTTTTGACGGGTGTTCACTTTACCTTTAGCCCAGAGCAGATCAGTGCAGTCGCCACTGATTCACATCGTTTATCCAGTCGAGCTCTCAGCTTAACTGCAGGTCCACAAACTGAAACTGATTTAATTATTCCTGGTAAAAGTTTGCTTGAACTAGCGCGAATTATTGGTGAAACTGATCCGGAAATCAAGGTTTGTCCTGGGGATAGCCAAGTTTTATTTGAAATTGGGAATATGCTGTTTTATTCTCGATTACTTGAAGGTAGCTATCCAGATACTGATCGCTTAATTCCTACAGAGAGTACTACTAGCGCTGAATTTGACTTAGCAGAACTATCTAGTGCATTAGACCGTGCAAGCTTATTAACACATGCCGGTCGAAATAATGTAGTTGATTTAACTCTGGATACGGAAAAGCAGACAGTTACTTTATCAGGTGAATCTGCAGAAATCGGTAATGTTGAAGAAGAAGTTAGTTTTAAGCAATTATCTGGTCAAAATTTAAAGATTTCGTTTAATCCAGATTATTTACGTGATGCATTACGGGCTTCAGTAACTGATTCGGTGGTAACAGAATTTACGCAACCACTGCGGCCGTTTACGGTTAACCCAGCTGATAATACAATTAATTTTGTACAGTTGATTACGCCAGTAAGAACGTTTTAA
- the yaaA gene encoding S4 domain-containing protein YaaA: MKVKTIKEFKIKGDYITLSQFLKEESIISSGGQAKWYLQENPVWLNEVKEARRGKKLRPGDQLQVEQTNYVFR, encoded by the coding sequence GTGAAGGTGAAGACGATTAAGGAATTTAAGATCAAGGGGGATTACATTACCCTCAGTCAATTTTTAAAAGAAGAAAGTATCATTTCTTCTGGTGGACAAGCAAAGTGGTATCTGCAAGAAAATCCAGTTTGGTTGAACGAAGTAAAGGAAGCTCGGCGTGGCAAAAAACTTCGCCCTGGTGACCAACTTCAAGTAGAGCAAACGAACTATGTGTTTCGATAA
- the recF gene encoding DNA replication/repair protein RecF has protein sequence MYLKQFKAQHYRNLQEFELEFDPNVNIFIGKNAQGKTNLLEAIYFLALTRSHRTNSDKELIAFGDEFANVYGHVYKSQVDLTLRVLITKKGKKVWLNRVEQAKLSKYVGQLNAILFSPEDLELIKGAPALRRRFMDQEFGQINAEYLYFASKYKQVLQQKNNYLKQLAKKEAHDLLFLDVLSDQLAGVAAEVVVRRYQFLTYLDEFAQDAYKSISSSGEELKLRYHPSVADVSEQDDTETVYHKLLANFKQNKQLEIKKGTTLVGPHRDDISFELDGKDAHLYGSQGQQRTIALSIKLAEIQLVHQLTSEYPLLLLDDVMSELDHERQGALLSYIHGKTQTFITTTDLAGISREIIKKPKIYQINSGKIRLAKEN, from the coding sequence ATGTATCTGAAGCAGTTCAAGGCGCAGCACTATCGGAATTTACAAGAATTTGAGTTGGAATTCGATCCTAATGTTAATATTTTCATTGGAAAAAATGCGCAAGGGAAAACTAACTTACTAGAAGCAATTTATTTTTTAGCATTGACTAGATCGCACAGGACTAATAGTGACAAGGAATTAATCGCTTTCGGTGATGAATTTGCTAATGTTTATGGTCATGTTTACAAGAGTCAGGTTGATTTAACTTTACGAGTATTAATCACTAAAAAAGGCAAAAAGGTTTGGCTTAATCGTGTGGAGCAGGCAAAGTTATCTAAATATGTGGGTCAGTTAAATGCAATTTTATTTTCGCCAGAAGACCTGGAATTGATCAAAGGTGCACCAGCTTTGCGTCGGCGATTTATGGATCAAGAGTTTGGCCAAATTAATGCAGAATATTTGTATTTTGCTAGTAAATATAAACAAGTTCTGCAGCAAAAAAACAATTATCTAAAACAGCTGGCTAAAAAAGAAGCACATGATTTGCTTTTTTTAGATGTGCTATCAGATCAACTGGCAGGTGTCGCAGCGGAAGTCGTTGTTCGGCGTTACCAATTTTTAACGTATTTAGATGAATTTGCACAGGATGCCTATAAAAGCATCAGTTCTAGTGGTGAAGAACTAAAACTGCGATATCACCCATCAGTTGCTGACGTATCTGAACAAGATGATACAGAAACCGTCTATCACAAGTTGTTAGCAAATTTTAAGCAGAATAAGCAACTTGAGATAAAAAAGGGAACTACCTTAGTTGGTCCCCATCGTGATGACATTAGTTTTGAATTAGATGGCAAAGATGCTCATCTATATGGTTCTCAAGGGCAACAACGTACGATTGCACTTAGCATTAAGCTAGCAGAGATTCAGTTGGTCCATCAATTAACTTCAGAATACCCGTTGTTGTTACTTGATGATGTAATGAGTGAATTAGATCATGAGCGCCAAGGTGCATTGCTTAGTTATATTCATGGCAAGACGCAGACTTTTATTACGACAACTGATCTTGCAGGTATTTCCCGGGAAATAATCAAAAAACCTAAAATATATCAAATTAATTCTGGAAAAATTCGTTTAGCAAAGGAGAATTAA